A window of the Sporosarcina sp. FSL K6-2383 genome harbors these coding sequences:
- a CDS encoding helix-turn-helix domain containing protein gives MIAAQENKYVLFENAAVKWVWKEWELIRFRDMWNAGEPINVIAKALKTNQRSIGLLIQDQAEEDFIKQRRMGLGV, from the coding sequence ATGATAGCGGCGCAGGAAAATAAATACGTGCTGTTTGAAAACGCCGCGGTTAAATGGGTGTGGAAAGAGTGGGAGTTAATCCGATTCAGAGACATGTGGAATGCGGGCGAACCAATTAATGTGATTGCTAAAGCGTTGAAGACGAATCAGCGGAGTATTGGCTTGCTCATACAAGATCAGGCGGAAGAAGATTTTATCAAGCAACGGCGGATGGGATTGGGGGTGTGA
- a CDS encoding DNA-binding response regulator, whose product MDNEKKIEQLLKDYHWMINSVAMMREGLKEVGGSFTAQYGLEAAMPKAAGGHSDPIYQEFNRREKRWKKISDYERKIKMVQDKIHLITIDREIEVLHWLLEGKSMRWIGSHMGLSDRHIGRIKDTVIRRMS is encoded by the coding sequence TTGGATAACGAAAAGAAGATTGAGCAGTTGCTCAAAGATTATCATTGGATGATCAACAGCGTGGCAATGATGCGTGAGGGGTTAAAAGAAGTCGGTGGTAGTTTTACAGCTCAATACGGATTGGAAGCAGCTATGCCAAAAGCGGCGGGCGGGCATAGTGATCCAATCTACCAGGAGTTTAACAGAAGGGAAAAACGGTGGAAGAAGATTAGCGACTACGAACGGAAAATTAAGATGGTGCAGGATAAGATCCATTTGATTACGATTGATAGAGAAATTGAAGTGCTCCACTGGTTACTTGAAGGAAAAAGCATGCGTTGGATTGGTAGTCACATGGGATTATCGGACAGGCATATCGGGAGAATCAAGGATACGGTAATACGCAGGATGTCGTAA